The following coding sequences lie in one Bacteroidota bacterium genomic window:
- a CDS encoding Mpv17/PMP22 family protein: protein MKKADLILIFALLLIAMLFLFVPQAGAWYHTMNEAHGMWMSFVKFGLLATFGESLALRLRTGEYNRPGFGLLPKAVVWGFIGLTIKMAFIIFSAGTATFVEYLGLEGARASLAGPLSFKSFITALSISTAMNTIYAPVMMTFHRITDTHIAACNGSLKALIIPIPFRRILPALDWDNLWNFVFKKTIPLFWIPAHTLTFLLPEQHQVLFAALLSVALGVILSLAAKRK from the coding sequence ATGAAAAAAGCCGACCTGATCCTCATTTTCGCACTCTTGCTGATCGCCATGCTCTTTCTTTTTGTACCACAGGCAGGCGCATGGTACCACACGATGAACGAAGCGCATGGCATGTGGATGAGTTTTGTCAAGTTTGGCCTGCTGGCCACCTTTGGCGAAAGCCTGGCCCTGCGGTTGCGCACAGGCGAATACAACCGTCCGGGCTTCGGCCTGCTGCCCAAAGCCGTGGTATGGGGCTTCATCGGCCTCACCATCAAAATGGCTTTCATTATCTTTTCGGCCGGTACTGCCACTTTTGTGGAATACCTCGGTCTGGAAGGGGCACGCGCCTCGCTGGCCGGTCCGCTGAGCTTCAAATCATTTATCACGGCACTGTCCATCAGCACTGCCATGAATACCATTTATGCACCTGTGATGATGACTTTTCACCGCATCACCGACACCCATATCGCTGCCTGCAACGGCAGCCTGAAAGCGCTCATCATCCCCATACCTTTTCGCCGCATCCTGCCTGCACTCGACTGGGACAACCTCTGGAATTTTGTCTTCAAAAAAACCATTCCGCTGTTCTGGATCCCCGCGCATACGCTCACTTTCCTGCTTCCCGAACAACATCAGGTGTTGTTTGCAGCCCTGCTGAGCGTGGCACTCGGCGTGATACTCAGTCTGGCCGCGAAGCGGAAATAA
- a CDS encoding acetate--CoA ligase family protein — MITRQLLRPNSIVVAGGSNDVSKPGGKVLKNLIDGGFSGELYVLNPKETSVQGIPSYRDPHELPPTDLAVIAIAAKYTPDLVELLAAEKQTRAFIILSAGFSEESAEGRKLEERIVQTVNRYGASLIGPNCVGILTPHHHSIFTYPIPKLDPKGADFISGSGATACFIMEAGIPKGLSFANVFSVGNSAQLGVEEILEHMDLTFDPERDPRLKLLYIENISKPQKLLRHASSLIRKGCRIAAIKAGSSEAGSRAASSHTGALASPDAAVDALFRKAGIVRCYGREELIAVASVFMHPEPRGRNFAIVTHAGGPAVMLTDALSNGGLQIPPIGGAKAEQLKEKLFPGSSVSNPIDFLATGTAEQLGHIIDAVEHDFDQIDAMAVIFGTPGLTEIFDVYEVLHHKMLSCSKPIYPVLPSVTTAAREIDYFIGKGHINFPDEVSLGRALSAVINTPKPAAQSDNTNLIDHQKVRNIIADAAEGYLPPEQVQALLDAAGIPRAAEAVVSSANEAKQFAQQLGFPLVMKVVGPVHKSDVGGVALNIRSHDEVEATFARMMQIDGATGVLMQPMLSGLELFAGAKREGSFGALILCGMGGIMIEVLKDFSQALAPLSPEEVRAMISRLRSYKLLQGYRKQAGIRIEAFEEVLLRLSALLEAAPEIAELDLNPLLGTPDALVAVDARIRIERI, encoded by the coding sequence ATGATAACCCGACAACTGCTTCGCCCCAACAGTATTGTGGTTGCCGGCGGCTCGAACGATGTGAGCAAGCCGGGTGGAAAAGTCCTGAAAAACCTGATTGACGGAGGTTTTAGCGGTGAGCTGTATGTGCTTAACCCCAAAGAAACGAGTGTGCAGGGCATACCAAGCTATCGCGATCCGCACGAGCTGCCACCCACCGACCTGGCGGTCATCGCAATTGCAGCAAAATATACGCCTGACCTGGTAGAGCTGCTGGCAGCAGAAAAACAAACCAGGGCTTTCATCATCCTTTCGGCCGGTTTCAGCGAAGAAAGCGCGGAAGGACGCAAGCTGGAGGAACGTATTGTGCAAACGGTAAACCGCTACGGGGCATCGCTCATCGGGCCAAACTGTGTGGGCATCCTCACCCCGCATCATCATAGTATTTTTACCTATCCTATCCCTAAGCTCGACCCCAAAGGCGCCGATTTTATCTCCGGCTCCGGGGCCACCGCTTGTTTCATCATGGAGGCCGGCATCCCTAAAGGGCTAAGCTTTGCCAATGTGTTCTCAGTGGGCAATTCGGCCCAGCTCGGGGTAGAGGAAATACTGGAACACATGGATCTTACCTTCGATCCGGAGCGCGATCCAAGGCTGAAGCTGCTCTACATCGAAAACATAAGCAAGCCGCAAAAGCTCCTTCGCCATGCGTCGAGCCTGATTCGCAAAGGATGTCGCATCGCAGCCATCAAGGCCGGAAGCAGCGAGGCCGGCAGCCGTGCAGCCTCATCACACACCGGTGCGCTCGCCAGTCCCGACGCCGCAGTTGACGCCCTTTTCCGCAAGGCCGGTATCGTTAGATGCTACGGACGCGAAGAGCTCATCGCTGTGGCCTCGGTATTTATGCACCCCGAACCCAGGGGCAGAAACTTTGCAATCGTAACACATGCCGGAGGTCCCGCTGTAATGCTCACCGATGCCCTGTCGAACGGAGGCCTGCAGATCCCGCCCATCGGCGGAGCCAAAGCCGAGCAACTGAAAGAAAAGCTCTTTCCGGGCTCATCGGTCAGCAACCCTATCGACTTCCTGGCTACAGGCACAGCCGAACAACTCGGGCACATCATAGATGCCGTGGAACACGACTTCGATCAGATTGATGCCATGGCGGTCATCTTCGGCACACCGGGCCTGACCGAAATCTTTGATGTGTACGAAGTGCTTCACCATAAAATGCTGAGCTGCAGCAAACCCATCTATCCGGTTTTGCCCTCGGTGACCACAGCTGCCCGTGAGATTGACTATTTCATCGGCAAGGGCCACATCAACTTCCCCGACGAGGTGAGCCTGGGCAGGGCTTTGTCGGCGGTGATAAACACCCCAAAACCTGCTGCACAATCCGACAACACAAATCTCATTGATCATCAGAAAGTAAGAAATATCATCGCAGATGCAGCCGAAGGCTACCTGCCACCCGAACAGGTGCAGGCTTTGCTCGATGCCGCAGGGATTCCCAGGGCGGCGGAGGCCGTGGTTTCATCAGCCAATGAAGCAAAGCAGTTTGCGCAACAGCTTGGTTTTCCGCTGGTAATGAAGGTTGTTGGCCCGGTGCACAAGTCAGATGTAGGCGGGGTTGCGCTGAATATCAGAAGCCATGATGAGGTGGAGGCAACTTTTGCACGGATGATGCAGATTGATGGTGCCACAGGCGTTCTGATGCAACCGATGCTGAGCGGCCTGGAACTCTTCGCCGGCGCAAAGCGCGAAGGCAGCTTTGGCGCGCTCATCCTGTGTGGCATGGGAGGCATTATGATCGAAGTTTTGAAAGATTTCTCGCAGGCGCTGGCACCCCTCAGTCCGGAAGAAGTCAGGGCAATGATCAGCCGTTTGCGGAGCTACAAGCTTTTGCAGGGATACCGCAAGCAAGCCGGCATTCGCATCGAAGCCTTCGAAGAAGTGTTGCTCCGCCTGTCGGCGCTGTTGGAAGCAGCACCCGAAATTGCCGAACTCGACCTTAACCCGCTCCTGGGCACCCCTGATGCCCTGGTGGCTGTGGACGCCAGAATACGCATCGAACGCATCTGA
- a CDS encoding DegV family EDD domain-containing protein, producing the protein MEKKKITEINGIQLYNSFVAGAQRIFESQQLLNKINVFPVADADTGTNLASTMRSIVSTARPQPNLKLTAISLADAALNGARGNSGIIFAQFLYGFSNEIKNEETLTVSAFAESMYKAVRYAYEAIANPVEGTMISVIKDWAEYIYQLKDQIEDFLKLLFDGLKRAIESLMDTTSKMAVLAKNNVVDAGAKGFVVFLEGMFNYFENGQETVNIDPAQIEVAESVDAIRHEEITYRYCTEAMIVGENLSRESLASLMVNFGDSMVVAGSSSKMRIHIHTDEPWKLFEEIGKIGKITYKKVDDMVMQNEIASNRKYPIGLITDSTCDIPQSLLEAYQIQVVPLIVNFGDEFFIDRVTIQPDQFFRKMQTSEVQPTSAQPGFNDFVNRFNHMSGIFDSVISINISSGMSGTWQNSLNAAKRAAEENGKKITVIDSKRVSSSLGLTVLRAAECIANGMSHDEIVAEADKWVEKNRILVTSKTMKYMVRSGRVSHTKGVIGKLLGIKPVVEVLNHGKTNVFGKPLTEKSSMKLVMKEMARFIEGKKVWGYAISHAMNEEGAQWYAEQMEALTGLKPKFIAQASPVLVANVGPGVVALSVMLE; encoded by the coding sequence TTGGAAAAGAAAAAAATCACTGAAATCAACGGCATTCAACTGTATAACAGCTTCGTGGCCGGGGCTCAGCGAATTTTCGAAAGCCAGCAGCTGCTCAACAAGATCAACGTATTCCCTGTGGCCGATGCCGATACCGGCACCAACCTGGCCTCGACGATGCGCAGTATTGTAAGCACTGCCAGGCCGCAACCCAACCTCAAACTGACAGCCATTTCGCTGGCCGATGCCGCACTCAATGGCGCCAGAGGCAACTCAGGCATCATCTTTGCACAGTTCCTGTACGGGTTCAGCAACGAAATCAAAAACGAAGAAACCCTGACTGTGAGCGCCTTTGCCGAGTCGATGTACAAGGCCGTGCGCTATGCCTACGAAGCCATCGCCAATCCGGTGGAAGGCACCATGATCTCCGTAATCAAGGACTGGGCAGAATACATCTATCAGCTTAAAGATCAGATAGAAGACTTTCTGAAGCTCCTCTTCGACGGCTTGAAAAGAGCCATCGAATCGCTCATGGACACCACCAGCAAGATGGCTGTGCTGGCAAAAAACAATGTGGTGGATGCAGGAGCCAAAGGTTTTGTGGTGTTCCTCGAAGGCATGTTCAATTACTTCGAAAACGGACAGGAAACCGTGAATATCGATCCGGCACAGATTGAGGTAGCCGAATCGGTGGATGCCATCCGCCATGAGGAAATTACCTACCGCTATTGCACTGAGGCCATGATTGTTGGCGAAAATCTATCGCGCGAAAGCCTCGCAAGCCTCATGGTCAATTTTGGCGATTCCATGGTCGTGGCCGGCTCATCCAGCAAGATGCGCATCCACATCCACACCGACGAACCCTGGAAACTCTTCGAAGAAATTGGCAAAATAGGCAAGATTACTTACAAAAAAGTGGATGATATGGTGATGCAAAACGAAATTGCATCCAACCGTAAATATCCCATCGGACTGATCACCGACAGCACCTGCGACATCCCCCAAAGCCTGCTCGAAGCTTATCAGATCCAGGTTGTACCCCTGATCGTAAACTTCGGCGACGAATTTTTCATCGACAGGGTCACCATCCAGCCGGATCAGTTTTTCAGAAAGATGCAAACCTCCGAGGTGCAACCCACATCGGCTCAGCCGGGTTTCAACGACTTTGTGAACCGTTTCAATCACATGAGCGGTATCTTCGACTCGGTGATCAGCATCAACATCAGCTCGGGTATGAGCGGCACCTGGCAAAACAGCCTCAATGCAGCTAAGCGCGCAGCCGAAGAAAACGGTAAAAAAATCACTGTGATCGACAGCAAACGTGTATCCTCATCGCTGGGCCTGACCGTTTTGCGGGCAGCCGAATGCATTGCCAACGGCATGAGCCACGACGAAATTGTAGCTGAAGCAGACAAATGGGTTGAGAAAAACCGCATCCTGGTAACCTCCAAAACCATGAAATACATGGTGCGTTCGGGCCGCGTGAGCCATACCAAAGGCGTGATTGGCAAACTGCTGGGAATCAAGCCTGTGGTTGAGGTGCTCAACCACGGCAAGACCAATGTGTTTGGCAAACCACTCACCGAAAAATCGAGTATGAAGCTGGTAATGAAAGAAATGGCCAGGTTCATCGAAGGAAAAAAAGTGTGGGGCTATGCCATTTCGCACGCCATGAACGAAGAAGGTGCACAATGGTACGCCGAACAAATGGAAGCCCTCACCGGACTCAAGCCCAAATTTATTGCACAGGCTTCTCCAGTGCTGGTAGCCAATGTGGGTCCAGGCGTAGTTGCCCTGAGTGTCATGCTCGAATAA
- a CDS encoding pyridoxal phosphate-dependent aminotransferase has translation MHTAQHSSTRSKTPIDATIVDDLIRKSGIPKIGRASIREIKKLVDQIEQATGQKFIRMEMGIPGLPPARVGVDAQIEALNKGVAAIYPDIQGIAPLKQEIARFAKLFLDIDISPDNCLPTVGSMQGSFAAFLTLSRIHANRDTTLFIDPGFPVHKQQHKVLNIKYETFDVYDYRGDALRPKLEEYLSKGHIHSLIYSNPNNPSWICFTEKELRIIAELADKYDVVVIEDLAYFGMDFRQDYSKPGLPPYQPSVAHYTDKYILLISSSKAFSYAGERIGMMLLSDALAARCYPDLKRYYNSDCFGYTMIFGNLYPLSSGTSHSAQYALTALLKQANDGIFNFVEAVKVYGDKAAVMKKLFTDNGFRIVYDMDEDKPIADGFYFTYSYPGFSGVDLLEEMLYYGISAISLDITGSQRTEGIRACTSLIQPSQFPDLEYRLKCFHADHPLTE, from the coding sequence ATGCACACAGCGCAGCATTCTTCCACCCGATCCAAAACCCCAATAGATGCTACAATAGTTGACGACCTGATCAGGAAATCCGGCATCCCGAAAATCGGACGGGCATCCATACGCGAGATCAAAAAACTGGTTGATCAGATAGAACAAGCCACAGGACAGAAGTTTATCCGCATGGAGATGGGCATACCCGGACTGCCTCCTGCCCGGGTAGGTGTTGATGCCCAGATTGAAGCTCTGAACAAGGGAGTTGCCGCAATATATCCTGATATTCAAGGTATTGCACCTCTGAAGCAGGAGATTGCCAGGTTTGCAAAACTGTTTCTCGACATCGACATCAGTCCGGACAACTGCCTGCCTACCGTTGGCTCGATGCAGGGAAGTTTTGCGGCATTCCTCACCCTGAGCCGGATTCATGCCAACAGGGATACCACATTATTCATCGACCCTGGCTTTCCTGTGCACAAGCAACAGCATAAAGTGCTCAATATCAAGTATGAGACTTTTGATGTGTACGATTACAGGGGGGATGCACTGCGGCCAAAACTCGAAGAATATTTGTCCAAGGGCCACATCCACTCGCTGATTTACAGCAACCCCAACAACCCCAGCTGGATCTGCTTTACCGAAAAAGAGCTGCGCATTATTGCCGAACTGGCCGACAAATATGACGTAGTGGTGATTGAAGACCTGGCCTATTTCGGGATGGACTTCCGCCAGGACTACAGTAAGCCCGGACTTCCTCCTTACCAACCCAGTGTGGCTCACTATACCGACAAATACATCCTCCTCATTTCCAGTTCAAAAGCTTTCTCTTATGCAGGGGAGCGCATTGGCATGATGCTCCTGAGCGATGCCCTTGCTGCACGCTGCTATCCCGACCTGAAACGCTACTACAATAGCGATTGCTTCGGATACACCATGATTTTTGGCAATCTTTATCCGCTCAGTTCTGGCACATCGCATTCAGCCCAATATGCCCTGACGGCATTGCTCAAACAAGCCAACGACGGCATTTTCAATTTCGTGGAAGCTGTGAAGGTGTATGGCGACAAAGCCGCCGTTATGAAAAAACTTTTCACCGACAACGGCTTCAGGATTGTGTATGATATGGACGAAGACAAGCCCATTGCCGACGGCTTTTACTTCACCTATTCCTATCCGGGATTCAGCGGTGTCGATCTGCTGGAGGAAATGCTTTACTATGGCATCAGCGCCATCTCGCTCGACATCACCGGAAGCCAGCGCACCGAAGGCATCCGTGCCTGCACCTCGCTCATCCAGCCCTCGCAGTTTCCCGACCTGGAATACCGCCTGAAATGTTTCCATGCCGATCATCCGTTAACGGAATGA